One Pseudonocardia abyssalis DNA segment encodes these proteins:
- a CDS encoding ATP-binding protein yields the protein MFDTVLVANRGEIAVRVIRTLRSLGIRSVAVYSDADAGSPHVTAADVAVRIGPAAAAESYLSIEKVIAAARATGAQAIHPGYGFLSENTAFAAACEEAGIVFVGPPASAIEAMGDKIRAKQTVAKAGVPVVPGSDGSGLDDAALALAVSDVGYPVLLKPSAGGGGKGMHEVHRAEDLDHAIAAARREARGSFGDDTLLVERLVTTPRHIEIQVLADDHGAVIHLGERECSLQRRHQKIVEEAPSALLTGAQRAAMGAAACEAARACGYSGAGTVEFIVGADAPDEFFFMEMNTRLQVEHPVTELVTGLDLVELQLRVAAGEPLPITQDDVRLDGHAIEVRVYAEDPAAGFLPTGGDVLHWTPPTGVRVDAGIAEGGVVGSDYDPMLAKVIAHGADRAEAIRRLDAALGQTVLLGLGTNIGFLRALLADDDVRAARLDTGLVGRRVEDWTRAELPDDVLAAAAAHTLLELEPTGAVVDPFDVPGGWRVGEPAWTTWRMVVAGHEPVDVRVRGRAAAAEVAVGDAAPVATRGRRNGDSRGVAVDVDGVTRTYSVARAGDTLWIGRDGRTWAVREQAPLDAAAEADAGAGGPVLSPMPGTVTVVEVTEGQRVAAGDRLVVVEAMKMEHVLTAAVDGTVRQLRAKAGATVARDAALLIVEPLGEE from the coding sequence ATGTTCGACACCGTGCTCGTCGCCAACCGCGGCGAGATCGCCGTCCGCGTCATCCGCACCCTGCGCTCGCTCGGCATCCGGTCCGTCGCCGTGTACTCCGACGCCGACGCCGGGTCCCCGCACGTCACCGCGGCCGACGTCGCCGTCCGGATCGGGCCCGCGGCCGCCGCCGAGAGCTACCTGTCCATCGAGAAGGTGATCGCGGCCGCCCGGGCCACCGGCGCGCAGGCGATCCACCCCGGCTACGGCTTCCTGTCCGAGAACACCGCGTTCGCCGCCGCGTGCGAGGAGGCGGGGATCGTGTTCGTCGGCCCGCCCGCCTCGGCGATCGAGGCGATGGGCGACAAGATCCGCGCGAAGCAGACGGTCGCGAAGGCCGGCGTCCCGGTCGTCCCGGGCTCGGACGGGTCGGGCCTCGACGACGCCGCGCTCGCCCTCGCCGTCAGCGACGTCGGGTACCCGGTGCTGCTCAAGCCGTCGGCGGGCGGCGGGGGCAAGGGCATGCACGAGGTGCACCGCGCGGAGGACCTCGACCACGCCATCGCCGCGGCCCGGCGCGAGGCCCGCGGCTCCTTCGGCGACGACACGCTGCTCGTCGAGCGGCTCGTCACCACCCCGCGGCACATCGAGATCCAGGTCCTCGCCGACGACCACGGCGCCGTGATCCACCTCGGCGAGCGCGAGTGCTCGCTGCAGCGGCGGCACCAGAAGATCGTCGAGGAGGCCCCCTCCGCGCTGCTCACCGGGGCGCAGCGCGCCGCGATGGGCGCCGCGGCCTGCGAGGCCGCCCGCGCGTGCGGCTACTCGGGAGCGGGCACCGTCGAGTTCATCGTCGGTGCCGACGCCCCCGACGAGTTCTTCTTCATGGAGATGAACACCCGTCTGCAGGTGGAGCACCCCGTCACCGAGCTGGTCACCGGGCTCGACCTCGTCGAGCTGCAGCTCCGGGTCGCCGCGGGCGAGCCGCTGCCGATCACGCAGGACGACGTCCGGCTCGACGGCCACGCGATCGAGGTCCGCGTCTACGCCGAGGACCCGGCCGCGGGCTTCCTCCCCACCGGCGGCGACGTCCTGCACTGGACCCCTCCGACGGGGGTGCGCGTCGACGCGGGCATCGCCGAGGGCGGCGTCGTCGGCTCCGACTACGACCCGATGCTCGCCAAGGTCATCGCCCACGGCGCCGACCGTGCCGAGGCGATCCGCAGGCTCGACGCCGCCCTGGGCCAGACCGTCCTGCTCGGGCTCGGCACCAACATCGGCTTCCTCCGCGCGCTGCTCGCCGACGACGACGTGCGCGCCGCCCGGCTCGACACCGGGCTGGTCGGGCGCCGGGTCGAGGACTGGACCCGTGCCGAACTGCCCGACGACGTCCTCGCCGCCGCCGCCGCCCACACCCTGCTCGAGCTGGAGCCCACCGGCGCGGTCGTCGACCCGTTCGACGTGCCGGGCGGCTGGCGCGTCGGCGAGCCCGCGTGGACGACGTGGCGGATGGTCGTCGCCGGTCACGAGCCCGTCGACGTACGGGTGCGGGGCCGGGCCGCCGCGGCCGAGGTGGCCGTGGGGGACGCCGCGCCGGTAGCGACCCGGGGGCGGAGGAACGGCGACTCGCGGGGGGTGGCGGTGGACGTCGACGGCGTCACCCGCACCTACTCCGTCGCCCGCGCCGGCGACACCCTGTGGATAGGCCGCGACGGGCGGACGTGGGCCGTGCGCGAGCAGGCCCCGCTCGACGCGGCCGCCGAGGCCGACGCCGGGGCGGGCGGGCCGGTGCTGTCGCCGATGCCCGGGACGGTCACGGTCGTCGAGGTCACCGAGGGCCAGCGGGTCGCCGCGGGCGACCGGCTCGTCGTCGTCGAGGCGATGAAGATGGAACACGTCCTCACCGCCGCAGTCGACGGCACCGTCCGACAGCTCCGCGCCAAGGCGGGCGCCACCGTCGCGCGGGACGCCGCGCTCCTGATCGTCGAACCGCTCGGAGAGGAATGA
- a CDS encoding SACE_7040 family transcriptional regulator produces MVGRREQILTVAAELFARHGFHGVSIADLGAAVGVSGPALYRHFPGKEALLAELLVGISEHLLAGGQERAAASEDPHEVLAALVDFQAEFALREPELIVVQDRDLANLPPTSRRRVRRLQRTYVEIWVDTLRRVHPGLSVEDARVAAHGAFGLLNSTPHAGRSAGAAALLRRMALAALTDLVVVRA; encoded by the coding sequence ATGGTGGGCCGTCGGGAGCAGATCCTCACCGTGGCCGCCGAGCTCTTCGCCCGCCACGGCTTCCACGGCGTGAGCATCGCCGACCTCGGGGCGGCCGTCGGCGTCAGCGGTCCGGCGCTCTACCGGCACTTCCCCGGCAAGGAGGCCCTGCTCGCGGAGCTGCTCGTCGGCATCAGCGAGCACCTGCTCGCCGGCGGGCAGGAGCGCGCCGCCGCGTCGGAGGACCCGCACGAGGTGCTCGCCGCGCTCGTCGACTTCCAGGCCGAGTTCGCGCTGCGCGAGCCCGAGCTGATCGTCGTGCAGGACCGCGACCTGGCCAACCTCCCGCCCACCTCGCGACGGCGGGTGCGCCGGCTGCAGCGCACCTACGTCGAGATCTGGGTCGACACGCTGCGCCGCGTGCACCCCGGCCTGTCCGTCGAGGACGCGCGGGTCGCCGCCCACGGCGCGTTCGGGCTGCTCAACTCCACGCCGCACGCCGGGCGCAGCGCGGGCGCCGCGGCCCTGCTGCGCCGGATGGCGCTGGCGGCGCTCACCGACCTCGTGGTGGTGCGGGCGTGA
- a CDS encoding inositol monophosphatase family protein, which yields MSCALVDAALATAAEAARAGGAVLAATDRTRIDVTLKDARVDVTTSADLASQAAVVGVLRAAFAEHVVVGEEGTEPGSDARHVWYVDGLDGTSNFAHGIPWYCVSVALRCGDEVVAGAVFDPVHDVLYSAGRGRGATGNGVPLRVAGTDAVARAVVVSQIQSSDRAEIGEFVVLFEALMNAAGGVRFPGAPALILSHIAAGHFTAYVERAMAPWDISAGQLILEEAGGRLTDFAGTRVASAEVTDVVATNGAIHEELLGVLPR from the coding sequence GTGAGCTGTGCACTGGTCGACGCCGCCCTCGCCACGGCGGCCGAGGCGGCCCGCGCCGGCGGGGCGGTGCTCGCCGCCACCGACCGCACGCGCATCGACGTCACGCTCAAGGACGCCCGCGTCGACGTCACGACCTCGGCCGACCTGGCCTCGCAGGCCGCGGTGGTCGGGGTGCTGCGCGCGGCGTTCGCCGAGCACGTCGTCGTGGGCGAGGAGGGCACCGAACCCGGTTCCGACGCCCGGCACGTCTGGTACGTCGACGGGCTCGACGGCACGAGCAACTTCGCCCACGGCATCCCCTGGTACTGCGTGTCCGTGGCGCTGCGCTGCGGGGACGAGGTCGTCGCCGGTGCGGTGTTCGACCCCGTCCACGACGTCCTCTACTCCGCCGGGCGCGGGCGCGGGGCCACCGGCAACGGGGTGCCGCTGCGCGTGGCCGGGACCGACGCCGTGGCGCGCGCGGTGGTCGTCAGCCAGATCCAGTCGTCGGACCGGGCGGAGATCGGCGAGTTCGTGGTGCTGTTCGAGGCGCTGATGAACGCGGCGGGCGGGGTCCGGTTCCCCGGAGCGCCCGCCCTGATCCTGTCCCACATCGCGGCAGGCCACTTCACCGCGTACGTCGAGCGGGCGATGGCGCCGTGGGACATCTCCGCGGGCCAGCTGATCCTGGAGGAGGCGGGCGGGCGGCTCACCGACTTCGCCGGGACCCGTGTCGCGAGCGCGGAGGTCACCGACGTCGTCGCGACGAACGGGGCGATCCACGAGGAGCTGCTGGGCGTCCTGCCCCGGTAG
- the ppc gene encoding phosphoenolpyruvate carboxylase: MNAVATHAGVTSESGHDALRADIRRLSTMLGRTLVHHGGPELLELVEQVRHGSRHGDTQALLSGLDAGTAVALARAFSQYFQLANIAEQRHRAKELAATDGRGPLRRLLERVAAECDHDEVQDVLARAELRPVFTAHPTESSRQSVLAIVRRVADGLDRGASDDALEALVELLWQTDELRPGKPTVADEARAIGWYMEQLGRGAVPELLAEYEREVRAAGFEVPAGSGPLVLGCWVGGDRDGNPNVTPAVTREVLELYSDRALRIHEGLVEELIGELSISTRVIGVSEELRSSLARDRRALPEIHDRFIRLNATEPYRLKLSYVAARLANTRTRTEHVPGRDYLGPDGYLDDLRVIDRSLRGHLGGRIADGTLARALRTGRAIGLHLAELDVREHSRRHHDALGAVYDALGELDVPYASLSRQQRLDLLSAELDAGRPLIRRHYGLPDEAADVLATFDLLHEMQHRYGPQVARTYIVSMCQGVDDLLAVAVLAREAYMVELRHDPRSSLDLVPLFETVEELSQAGDLLDGLLSVPGYRQHVRNRGDLQEVMLGYSDSNKGAGITTSQWEIHRAQRQLRDVGAKHGVRLRLFHGRGGSVGRGGGPSAEAVASAPFGSVDATMKVTEQGEVVSDKYSLPALAHDNLEIMLAAMLEATLLHQSSRWDDASLERFDDTMGVVSDAARAAYRGLVERPGLPEFFTAATPVEELGRLNVGSRPSRRPGQGAASLDDLRAIPWVFGWTQTRMVVPGWYGLGSGLRAAREAGHGPVLEEMREWAFFTNLLGNVEMTLAKTDLDIARRYVEELVDPSLHPIFDDIVAEHALTLREVLRLTESTTLLARHPVLRNTLAVRDSYLQPLHHLQVELLAQRRRTEDPEADVHRALLLTINGIAAGLRNTG, encoded by the coding sequence GTGAACGCGGTTGCCACCCACGCCGGTGTGACGTCGGAGTCCGGGCACGACGCGCTGCGGGCCGACATCCGCCGGCTGTCCACGATGCTCGGCCGCACGCTCGTGCACCACGGTGGCCCGGAGCTGCTGGAACTGGTGGAGCAGGTGCGCCACGGCTCGCGCCACGGTGACACCCAGGCGCTGCTCTCCGGCCTCGACGCGGGCACCGCCGTCGCGCTGGCCAGGGCGTTCTCGCAGTACTTCCAGCTCGCCAACATCGCCGAGCAGCGCCACCGCGCCAAGGAGCTCGCCGCCACCGACGGCCGGGGCCCGCTGCGGCGGCTGCTGGAGCGGGTCGCCGCGGAGTGCGACCACGACGAGGTGCAGGACGTGCTGGCCCGCGCCGAGCTGCGCCCGGTGTTCACCGCGCACCCCACCGAGTCCTCGCGGCAGTCGGTGCTCGCGATCGTGCGCCGCGTCGCCGACGGGCTCGACCGCGGCGCCTCCGACGACGCGCTCGAAGCACTCGTCGAGCTGCTGTGGCAGACCGACGAGCTGCGCCCGGGCAAGCCCACCGTCGCCGACGAGGCGCGGGCGATCGGCTGGTACATGGAGCAGCTGGGCCGCGGCGCGGTCCCGGAGCTGCTCGCGGAGTACGAGCGCGAGGTGCGCGCGGCCGGGTTCGAGGTGCCGGCCGGGTCCGGGCCGCTCGTGCTCGGCTGCTGGGTGGGCGGTGACCGCGACGGCAACCCCAACGTCACCCCGGCCGTCACGCGCGAGGTGCTGGAGCTGTACTCCGACCGCGCGCTGCGGATCCACGAGGGGCTGGTCGAGGAGCTGATCGGCGAGCTGTCGATCAGCACGCGGGTGATCGGGGTGTCCGAGGAGCTGCGGTCCTCGCTGGCCCGCGACCGGCGCGCGCTCCCGGAGATCCACGACCGCTTCATCCGGCTCAACGCGACCGAGCCCTACCGCCTCAAGTTGTCCTACGTGGCGGCGCGGCTCGCGAACACCCGCACGCGCACCGAGCACGTCCCGGGCCGCGACTACCTCGGCCCCGACGGCTACCTCGACGACCTGCGGGTGATCGACCGCTCCCTGCGCGGGCACCTCGGCGGCCGCATCGCCGACGGCACGCTGGCCCGTGCGCTGCGCACCGGGCGGGCGATCGGGCTGCACCTCGCCGAGCTCGACGTGCGGGAGCACAGCCGGCGCCACCACGACGCCCTCGGTGCGGTCTACGACGCGCTCGGCGAGCTGGACGTGCCGTACGCGTCGCTGTCGCGGCAGCAGCGCCTGGATCTCCTGTCCGCCGAGCTCGACGCCGGGCGCCCGCTGATCCGCCGCCACTACGGCCTGCCCGACGAGGCCGCCGACGTCCTCGCCACGTTCGACCTGCTGCACGAGATGCAGCACCGCTACGGGCCGCAGGTGGCGCGCACGTACATCGTGTCGATGTGCCAGGGCGTCGACGACCTGCTCGCCGTCGCCGTGCTCGCCCGCGAGGCGTACATGGTGGAGCTGCGCCACGACCCGCGGTCCTCGCTCGACCTGGTGCCGCTGTTCGAGACCGTCGAGGAGCTGTCGCAGGCCGGCGACCTGCTCGACGGGCTGCTGTCGGTCCCGGGCTACCGGCAGCACGTCCGCAACCGCGGTGACCTGCAGGAGGTCATGCTCGGGTACTCCGACTCCAACAAGGGCGCCGGCATCACGACGTCGCAGTGGGAGATCCACCGCGCGCAGCGCCAGCTCCGCGACGTCGGCGCGAAGCACGGGGTGCGGCTGCGGCTGTTCCACGGCCGCGGCGGGTCGGTCGGGCGCGGCGGCGGGCCGTCGGCGGAGGCGGTGGCGTCGGCGCCGTTCGGGTCGGTGGACGCGACGATGAAGGTCACCGAGCAGGGCGAGGTCGTCTCCGACAAGTACTCGCTGCCCGCGCTCGCGCACGACAACCTGGAGATCATGCTCGCGGCGATGCTGGAGGCCACGCTGCTGCACCAGTCCTCGCGCTGGGACGACGCCTCGCTGGAGCGCTTCGACGACACGATGGGCGTGGTCAGCGACGCCGCCCGCGCGGCCTACCGCGGGCTCGTCGAGCGGCCGGGGCTGCCGGAGTTCTTCACCGCGGCCACGCCCGTCGAGGAGCTGGGGAGGCTCAACGTCGGCTCCCGGCCGTCGCGGCGCCCGGGGCAGGGGGCCGCCTCGCTCGACGACCTGCGCGCGATCCCGTGGGTGTTCGGCTGGACGCAGACGCGGATGGTCGTGCCCGGCTGGTACGGCCTCGGCAGCGGGTTGAGGGCGGCCCGCGAGGCCGGGCACGGGCCGGTGCTCGAGGAGATGCGCGAGTGGGCGTTCTTCACGAACCTGCTCGGCAACGTCGAGATGACGCTGGCCAAGACCGACCTCGACATCGCCCGCCGCTACGTCGAGGAGCTCGTCGACCCGTCGCTGCACCCGATCTTCGACGACATCGTCGCCGAGCACGCGCTGACGCTGCGGGAGGTGCTGCGGCTGACCGAGTCGACCACGCTGCTGGCCCGGCACCCGGTGCTGCGCAACACCCTCGCCGTCCGCGACTCCTACCTGCAGCCGCTGCACCACCTGCAGGTCGAGCTGCTCGCGCAGCGCCGGCGCACCGAGGACCCCGAGGCCGACGTGCACCGCGCCCTGCTGCTGACGATCAACGGGATCGCGGCGGGGCTGCGCAACACGGGCTGA
- a CDS encoding SDR family NAD(P)-dependent oxidoreductase — MTGRRAALVTGGASGIGLAAVTRFVADGWRVVLADYNADAGAQAAATFGDDVRFVRTDVAVEPDVEAAVAACVESFGALDCIVNNAGVGGAFGRLTDIEVDDWDYTFAVLVRGVFLGIKHGARAMRGRGGSIVNIGSIAGFAAGAGPQAYSAAKAAVINLGRSAATELGPDRIRVNTVCPGLIVTPLVGDGSAAAGVMADAQPWPDLGRPEDVAAVIAFLAGDDARFVTGQEITVDGGLTGAGPRMQEAYGGDPGRRGLVGVNRGSTGEAPTVRRA, encoded by the coding sequence ATGACGGGACGACGCGCGGCACTGGTCACCGGCGGAGCGAGCGGGATCGGACTGGCCGCGGTCACCCGGTTCGTGGCCGACGGCTGGCGGGTGGTGCTCGCCGACTACAACGCCGACGCCGGGGCGCAGGCGGCCGCGACCTTCGGCGACGACGTCCGGTTCGTGCGCACCGACGTGGCCGTCGAGCCCGACGTCGAGGCCGCCGTCGCCGCGTGCGTGGAGTCCTTCGGCGCGCTGGACTGCATCGTCAACAACGCGGGCGTCGGCGGGGCGTTCGGGCGGCTCACCGACATCGAGGTCGACGACTGGGACTACACGTTCGCCGTCCTCGTCCGCGGGGTGTTCCTGGGGATCAAGCACGGTGCGCGGGCGATGCGCGGGCGCGGCGGGTCGATCGTCAACATCGGGTCGATCGCGGGGTTCGCCGCAGGGGCCGGTCCCCAGGCGTACTCGGCGGCGAAGGCCGCGGTGATCAACCTGGGTCGTTCGGCCGCCACCGAGCTCGGACCGGACCGGATCCGCGTCAACACCGTCTGCCCCGGCCTGATCGTCACCCCGCTGGTCGGCGACGGGTCGGCCGCCGCCGGGGTGATGGCCGACGCCCAGCCGTGGCCCGACCTCGGCCGGCCCGAGGACGTCGCCGCCGTGATCGCGTTCCTGGCCGGCGACGACGCGCGGTTCGTCACCGGCCAGGAGATCACCGTCGACGGCGGGCTGACCGGCGCCGGACCGCGGATGCAGGAGGCCTACGGCGGCGACCCCGGCAGGCGCGGGCTGGTCGGGGTCAACCGCGGCTCGACGGGCGAGGCGCCGACGGTCCGCCGGGCCTGA
- a CDS encoding heavy metal translocating P-type ATPase, with product MWSMPEVRWAMLSLAAFTLAVPADLLGAPVLLVGVLYAVCYLAGGWEPLVEGVRALGDRRLDVDLLMVVAALAAAGIGQYLDGGLLIVIFASSGALEAVMTARTRRSIEALLDLTPETAALVAGDGERTVPAADLAVGDEVVVRPGERIPADGRVLDGASDVDTAGLTGEPLPVPRNRGDDVHAGTVNGTGTLRVRVTRDPADSVVAGIAVQVRRATGTKAERQLWIERIEQRYSVIVVVATLALLAVPLLLGAAFEPTLLRAMTFMIVASPCAVVLATMPPLLAAIAVAGRRGVLLKDATVVESLADVDAVLLDKTGTVTRGRPEVVAVEPVADLPRDRVLALAAAAEAGSEHVLGRAVRESAAHLTVPRATAFAAEPGVGVRAEVAGAVVRVGHPGRPAVAVGWPDCDEVAVKPPHCDPGADVDAAVARHERAGRTAVVVSVDGRPVGVLALADELRPGAALAVSDLTALLGTAPALLTGDAPRPAAAVATALGIDDVRADLLPVDKAAAVDAHPGTVLAVGDGINDAPLLATAAVGLAVGEGAGALSVQASDGVLLRDPLGSLAPLITLARRARRIARANLAFAAAVITGLVTWDLVGTLPLAVGVAGHELSTVLVCLNGLRLLVRPGWPAPRAENRVREAVSVG from the coding sequence ATGTGGTCGATGCCCGAGGTCCGTTGGGCCATGCTCTCCCTCGCCGCGTTCACGCTGGCGGTGCCCGCCGACCTGCTCGGCGCCCCGGTCCTGCTGGTCGGCGTGCTCTACGCGGTCTGCTACCTCGCGGGCGGGTGGGAGCCGCTGGTCGAGGGCGTGCGCGCACTGGGGGACCGGCGGCTCGACGTCGACCTGCTCATGGTGGTCGCCGCACTCGCCGCCGCGGGCATCGGCCAGTACCTCGACGGCGGCCTGCTGATCGTCATCTTCGCGAGCTCCGGTGCGCTGGAGGCGGTGATGACCGCGCGGACCCGGCGCAGCATCGAGGCCCTCCTCGACCTGACGCCCGAGACCGCCGCTCTGGTCGCCGGCGACGGGGAGCGCACGGTGCCCGCGGCCGACCTGGCCGTCGGCGACGAGGTGGTCGTGCGGCCCGGCGAGCGGATCCCCGCCGACGGGCGCGTCCTCGACGGCGCGAGCGACGTCGACACCGCCGGGCTCACCGGCGAACCGCTGCCCGTCCCCCGTAACCGCGGCGACGACGTGCACGCGGGCACCGTCAACGGCACAGGGACCCTGCGGGTGCGGGTGACGCGCGACCCGGCCGACTCCGTCGTCGCCGGGATCGCCGTGCAGGTCCGCCGGGCGACGGGGACGAAGGCGGAGCGGCAGCTGTGGATCGAGCGGATCGAGCAGCGCTACTCGGTGATCGTCGTGGTGGCGACGCTCGCGCTGCTCGCGGTCCCGCTCCTGCTCGGTGCGGCGTTCGAGCCGACGCTGCTGCGCGCGATGACGTTCATGATCGTCGCGTCGCCGTGCGCGGTGGTGCTCGCGACGATGCCGCCGCTGCTGGCCGCGATCGCGGTCGCCGGGCGCCGCGGGGTGCTGCTCAAGGACGCCACGGTGGTGGAGTCGCTCGCCGACGTCGACGCGGTGCTGCTGGACAAGACCGGCACCGTCACCCGCGGGCGGCCCGAGGTCGTGGCCGTCGAACCGGTTGCCGACCTTCCCCGCGACCGGGTCCTCGCTCTGGCCGCGGCCGCCGAAGCGGGCAGCGAACACGTGCTGGGCCGGGCCGTGCGGGAGTCGGCGGCGCACCTGACGGTCCCGCGGGCGACGGCGTTCGCGGCGGAGCCGGGAGTCGGCGTCCGCGCGGAGGTGGCGGGCGCGGTGGTCCGAGTGGGCCACCCCGGCCGCCCCGCCGTCGCAGTGGGGTGGCCCGACTGCGACGAGGTTGCAGTGAAGCCACCCCACTGCGATCCGGGGGCCGACGTGGACGCCGCCGTCGCCCGGCACGAGCGCGCCGGGCGCACCGCCGTCGTCGTCTCCGTCGACGGGCGGCCGGTCGGGGTGCTCGCCCTGGCCGACGAACTGCGGCCCGGCGCGGCCCTCGCGGTGTCCGACCTGACGGCCCTGCTCGGCACCGCTCCCGCCCTCCTCACCGGTGACGCCCCGCGCCCCGCCGCCGCCGTGGCGACCGCGCTGGGCATCGACGACGTCCGCGCGGACCTGCTCCCCGTCGACAAGGCCGCGGCCGTCGACGCCCACCCCGGCACGGTGCTCGCGGTCGGCGACGGCATCAACGACGCCCCACTCCTCGCCACCGCCGCGGTCGGTCTGGCGGTCGGCGAGGGGGCCGGGGCGCTGAGCGTCCAGGCCTCCGACGGGGTCCTGCTGCGCGACCCCCTCGGCTCGCTGGCCCCCCTGATCACCCTCGCCCGGCGGGCGCGGCGCATCGCGCGGGCGAACCTGGCGTTCGCCGCGGCCGTCATCACCGGGCTGGTGACGTGGGACCTCGTCGGCACGCTCCCGCTGGCCGTCGGCGTCGCGGGGCACGAGCTGAGCACGGTCCTGGTGTGCCTCAACGGGCTGCGGCTGCTGGTCCGGCCGGGATGGCCGGCACCGCGGGCCGAGAACCGCGTCCGGGAGGCCGTCAGCGTCGGATGA
- a CDS encoding alpha/beta hydrolase-fold protein, translating into MRVGSASRRSESAARRTSSGWGIAKPGMPSCTGRGYPHLPDPKVPQCPHSLLGRAETYLAVDVPAWVGQHLQVDPVRRAIGGFSFGGTCAVQLAVHRPDVYPTFLDVSGRSEPTLGDRASTVARALGGDDDAFRRAAPLDELASGSRPGSAGVFAVGTTTRTISRRPNRSPRRRGIAVTAVTIGVRDGLSTRRRPRPPDRLPPVIVVRERGAGSGAQPVPSR; encoded by the coding sequence ATGCGCGTGGGGTCGGCGAGCAGGCGCAGCGAATCCGCCGCCCGCCGGACGTCGTCCGGGTGGGGCATCGCGAAGCCGGGGATGCCGTCGTGCACGGGACGAGGATACCCGCATCTCCCGGATCCGAAGGTTCCTCAGTGTCCGCACTCCCTGCTCGGGCGCGCCGAGACCTACCTCGCCGTCGACGTGCCGGCGTGGGTCGGGCAGCACCTGCAGGTCGACCCGGTCCGGCGCGCGATCGGCGGGTTCTCCTTCGGCGGCACCTGCGCGGTGCAGCTCGCTGTGCACCGCCCGGACGTGTACCCGACCTTCCTCGACGTCTCCGGCCGGTCCGAGCCGACACTGGGCGACCGCGCGTCCACCGTGGCCCGGGCCCTCGGCGGTGACGACGACGCGTTCCGCCGCGCCGCCCCGCTCGACGAGCTGGCGTCGGGGTCGCGGCCGGGCAGCGCCGGCGTGTTCGCGGTGGGCACGACGACCCGGACCATCTCCCGCAGACCGAACAGGTCGCCGCGGCGGCGGGGGATAGCGGTGACGGCGGTGACGATCGGGGTCCGCGACGGCCTGTCGACCCGGCGACGCCCTCGACCCCCCGACCGCCTCCCGCCGGTGATCGTCGTCCGGGAACGGGGAGCGGGCTCCGGCGCGCAGCCCGTTCCGAGTCGCTGA
- a CDS encoding ArsR/SmtB family transcription factor → MPHPDDVRRAADSLRLLADPTRIKILWALLHGEESVACLAELVGAAPTAVSQHLAKLRLAGLVEGRREGTFIYYSAGDGVRALLTEALRVGQPAALPH, encoded by the coding sequence ATGCCCCACCCGGACGACGTCCGGCGGGCGGCGGATTCGCTGCGCCTGCTCGCCGACCCCACGCGCATCAAGATCCTCTGGGCCCTGCTGCACGGTGAGGAGTCGGTGGCGTGCCTGGCCGAGCTCGTCGGCGCCGCCCCCACCGCCGTCAGTCAGCACCTGGCCAAGCTCCGCCTCGCGGGCCTGGTCGAGGGTCGCCGCGAGGGCACGTTCATCTACTACTCGGCGGGCGACGGCGTGCGTGCGCTGCTCACCGAGGCCCTGCGGGTCGGGCAACCGGCGGCCCTGCCTCACTAG